A part of Apostichopus japonicus isolate 1M-3 chromosome 10, ASM3797524v1, whole genome shotgun sequence genomic DNA contains:
- the LOC139975066 gene encoding uncharacterized protein, which produces MFHSKENNREWRFFVILMICTTLIDHGDSMNVPSSFTPSTADGVFVYTEDTNPGINDFSTTGPQTKPKKTIKPSHATTIGTTDALRTSAEMPTTGPQTKPKKTTKPSQTTTIGTTDALRTSAEMPTTGPQTKPKKTTKPSQTTTIGTTDALRTSAEMPTTGPQTKAKKTIKPSQTTTIGTTDALRTSATKPSQTTTIGTTDALRTSATKPSQTTTIGTTDALHTSAAMPTTGPQTKPKKTTKPSETTTIGTTDALHTSAAMPTTGPQTKPKKTTKPSQTTTIGTTDALRTSAEMPTTGPQTKPKKTTKPAQATTIATTDALRTSTEMPTAQPPSPQTMNKFNFTQNGTSCILENISAKFSLHNETTNTTSLTEMTNAIVDTNRSQCGIKTSKKEAILTVSWKSPFGGNNSLAQKFSVDGNYYYLSDYSVSLVINVNKDILNASATVEDKDTFRTPFGKSLICDRGTNITYKRTDSQITLRLYDVKLQAFDAGKDFSDDRYECPKKNSQVYLIVVILFGVTVLVALMLAIFVYRRNTEHTRQGYGSMQ; this is translated from the exons ATTCGATGAATGTTCCTTCAAGCTTTACCCCAAGTACAGCGGATGGGGTATTCGTTTATACAGAAGATACAAACCCAGGCATTAATGACTTTTCAACAACTGGACCGCAGACCAAGCCGAAGAAGACAATAAAACCATCGCACGCCACGACTATTGGAACAACAGATGCACTGCGTACATCGGCTGAGATGCCAACAACTGGACCGCAGACCAAGCCGAAGAAGACTACAAAACCATCGCAAACCACGACTATTGGAACAACAGATGCACTGCGTACATCGGCTGAGATGCCAACAACTGGACCGCAGACCAAGCCGAAGAAGACTACAAAACCATCGCAAACCACGACTATTGGAACAACAGATGCACTGCGTACATCGGCTGAGATGCCAACAACTGGACCGCAGACCAAGGCGAAGAAGACAATAAAACCATCGCAAACCACGACTATTGGAACAACAGATGCACTGCGTACATCGGCTACAAAACCATCGCAAACCACGACTATTGGAACAACAGATGCACTGCGTACATCGGCTACAAAACCATCGCAAACCACGACTATTGGAACAACAGATGCACTGCATACATCGGCTGCGATGCCAACAACTGGACCGCAGACCAAGCCGAAGAAGACTACAAAACCATCGGAAACCACGACTATTGGAACGACAGATGCACTGCATACATCGGCTGCGATGCCAACAACTGGACCGCAGACCAAGCCGAAGAAGACTACAAAACCATCGCAAACAACGACTATTGGAACAACAGATGCACTGCGTACATCGGCTGAGATGCCAACAACTGGACCGCAGACCAAGCCGAAGAAGACTACAAAACCAGCGCAAGCCACGACTATTGCAACAACAGATGCACTGCGTACATCGACTGAGATGCCAACAGCGCAACCCCCAAGTCCTCAAACTATGAATAAGTTTAACTTTACACAGAATGGTACAAGTTGCATCCTGGAAAATATTTCCGCAAAGTTTAGCTTACATAATGAAACGACTAAC ACTACTTCGTTGACTGAGATGACCAACGCTATCGTAGATACTAATCGCAGCCAATGTGGTATCAAAACCTCGAAGAAGGAAGCCATTTTAACTGTCTCCTGGAAGTCACCTTTTGGAGGCAACAACTCTCTTGCTCAAAAGTTTTCCGTTGATGGAAATTACTATTATCTTTCAGATTACAGCGTGTCCTTGGTTATTAACGTTAATAAAG ACATTTTGAATGCTAGTGCAACCGTAGAGGACAAGGATACCTTTCGGACGCCCTTTGGGAAATCTTTAATATGTGATCGTGGTACAAATATAACATACAAAAGAACTGATTCGCAAATCACATTGCGTCTTTACGATGTTAAACTGCAAGCGTTTGATGCTGGGAAAGATTTTAGTGACG ATCGATACGAATGCCCAAAGAAGAATAGCCAAGTATACCTCATTGTGGTCATACTTTTCGGCGTTACTGTCCTCGTTGCTTTAATGCTGGCGATCTTTGTTTACCGACGTAACACTGAGCACACCAGGCAAGGTTATGGATCGAtgcaatga
- the LOC139975333 gene encoding interleukin-1 receptor accessory protein-like 1-B isoform X2: MTSEQATPKAMIIHILIIVSVSCYALQSNLSCNEGPLEFIATSPGCCSGGECEGHVGGSVCFSCAAKNFCSVDWLKDDQLSYLCNSTDGHYYCLDEDTTLYINSLFPKAKGNYTCELSNSTHTISREFILGMICEVFIEDENFIPVPQQLDDGRCSDMQAEVGTNVTLYCEFCAKMRYNETSLEWKKWIKNGNGIGDWVPVEELDIKGTSYRTERKELSNCGLSSSLNPDPDCQTETDSVGSFLYIDVVTEETYGLYKVFASLQDENNVSSTDSISLSPETHPIHDRTGAVLGSLAGCLLVILVAAVLYHNFNLDVRLFIRDRFGETENKGQRSNDAFIVYDSASDEDRNFVLKVIRPVFAENNYEVFIKDIDTIGGSFYAEELLEAMDNSLRCILLISQSFLSSKHTILQINKAINDMSQERTKIIPVLFGDVNIMETGGHHGLSRLLLVLRCLRYKEGQTKQSKFLKRLLLRMPRRDLN; encoded by the exons atgacTTCGGAGCAGGCCACCCCAAAGGCTATGATTATTCATATCCTGATAATTGTTTCAGTGTCATGTTATGCACTACAAAGCAATCTCTCATGCAATGAAG GCCCATTGGAGTTCATTGCTACATCTCCCGGATGTTGTTCTGGTGGAGAGTGTGAAGGCCATGTGGGTGGTAGTGTCTGCTTCAGCTGCGCTGCCAAAAATTTTTGTTCCGTAGACTGGCTGAAGGACGACCAACTTTCATATCTATGTAATTCTACTGATGGCCATTATTACTGCCTTGATGAGGATACAACATTATATATCAACTCACTGTTCCCTAAGGCTAAAGGAAATTACACCTGTGAGCTATCCAATAGTACTCACACCATTAGTAGAGAATTCATCCTTGGGATGATCTGTG AGGTCTTTATAGAAGATGAAAACTTCATACCAGTCCCTCAGCAATTAGACGATGGTCGATGTTCAGATATGCAGGCAGAAGTTGGGACAAACGTAACCCTCTATTGCGAATTTTGTGCGAAAATGAGGTACAATGAGACATCTCTAGAATGGAAGAAATGGATCAAGAACGGCAATGGAATTGGGGATTGGGTACCAGTTGAGGAACTTGATATAAAGGGAACCTCTTACAGAACTGAACGGAAAGAGTTGTCAAACTGTGGGCTTTCATCCAGTCTCAATCCAGA TCCTGATTGCCAAACTGAAACAGACAGTGTTGGGTCATTCCTGTACATCGATGTAGTCACCGAGGAAACTTATGGCTTGTACAAAGTCTTTGCCTCTTTACAAGATGAAAACAATGTTTCATCAACTGATTCGATTTCGCTCAGTCCAG AAACTCACCCCATCCATGACAGAACTGGTGCAGTTCTGGGGTCACTGGCCGGGTGTCTGCTAGTTATACTAGTGGCCGCAGTACTCTATCATAATTTTAATCTTGATGTGAGGTTGTTCATCAGAGACAGATTCGGTGAAACAGAGAACAAAG GTCAGAGAAGTAATGATGCTTTCATTGTGTATGACAGTGCTTCAGATGAGGACAGAAATTTTGTGTTGAAGGTTATCAGACCAGTGTTTGCGGAAAACAATTATGAAGTGTTTATTAAAGATATAGACACAATCGGGGGCAGTT TTTATGCCGAGGAGCTCTTAGAAGCCATGGACAACAGCCTAAGGTGCATCTTGCTGATCTCACAGAGTTTTCTCTCATCCAAGCACACCATACTCCAAATAAACAAAGCTATCAATGATATGAGTCAAGAACGAACCAAGATCATCCCAGTATTATTCGGGGACGTCAATATCATGGAAACGGGAGGGCACCACGGATTGAGTAGGTTGCTCTTGGTCCTACGCTGCCTGAGGTATAAGGAAGGACAAACAAAGCAAAGTAAATTCCTGAAAAGGCTACTTTTAAGAATGCCTCGGAGG GATTTGAATTAA
- the LOC139975333 gene encoding interleukin-1 receptor accessory protein-like 1-B isoform X1 has product MTSEQATPKAMIIHILIIVSVSCYALQSNLSCNEGPLEFIATSPGCCSGGECEGHVGGSVCFSCAAKNFCSVDWLKDDQLSYLCNSTDGHYYCLDEDTTLYINSLFPKAKGNYTCELSNSTHTISREFILGMICEVFIEDENFIPVPQQLDDGRCSDMQAEVGTNVTLYCEFCAKMRYNETSLEWKKWIKNGNGIGDWVPVEELDIKGTSYRTERKELSNCGLSSSLNPDPDCQTETDSVGSFLYIDVVTEETYGLYKVFASLQDENNVSSTDSISLSPETHPIHDRTGAVLGSLAGCLLVILVAAVLYHNFNLDVRLFIRDRFGETENKGQRSNDAFIVYDSASDEDRNFVLKVIRPVFAENNYEVFIKDIDTIGGSFYAEELLEAMDNSLRCILLISQSFLSSKHTILQINKAINDMSQERTKIIPVLFGDVNIMETGGHHGLSRLLLVLRCLRYKEGQTKQSKFLKRLLLRMPRRVSEPSQPGDILLRNQEPIAGL; this is encoded by the exons atgacTTCGGAGCAGGCCACCCCAAAGGCTATGATTATTCATATCCTGATAATTGTTTCAGTGTCATGTTATGCACTACAAAGCAATCTCTCATGCAATGAAG GCCCATTGGAGTTCATTGCTACATCTCCCGGATGTTGTTCTGGTGGAGAGTGTGAAGGCCATGTGGGTGGTAGTGTCTGCTTCAGCTGCGCTGCCAAAAATTTTTGTTCCGTAGACTGGCTGAAGGACGACCAACTTTCATATCTATGTAATTCTACTGATGGCCATTATTACTGCCTTGATGAGGATACAACATTATATATCAACTCACTGTTCCCTAAGGCTAAAGGAAATTACACCTGTGAGCTATCCAATAGTACTCACACCATTAGTAGAGAATTCATCCTTGGGATGATCTGTG AGGTCTTTATAGAAGATGAAAACTTCATACCAGTCCCTCAGCAATTAGACGATGGTCGATGTTCAGATATGCAGGCAGAAGTTGGGACAAACGTAACCCTCTATTGCGAATTTTGTGCGAAAATGAGGTACAATGAGACATCTCTAGAATGGAAGAAATGGATCAAGAACGGCAATGGAATTGGGGATTGGGTACCAGTTGAGGAACTTGATATAAAGGGAACCTCTTACAGAACTGAACGGAAAGAGTTGTCAAACTGTGGGCTTTCATCCAGTCTCAATCCAGA TCCTGATTGCCAAACTGAAACAGACAGTGTTGGGTCATTCCTGTACATCGATGTAGTCACCGAGGAAACTTATGGCTTGTACAAAGTCTTTGCCTCTTTACAAGATGAAAACAATGTTTCATCAACTGATTCGATTTCGCTCAGTCCAG AAACTCACCCCATCCATGACAGAACTGGTGCAGTTCTGGGGTCACTGGCCGGGTGTCTGCTAGTTATACTAGTGGCCGCAGTACTCTATCATAATTTTAATCTTGATGTGAGGTTGTTCATCAGAGACAGATTCGGTGAAACAGAGAACAAAG GTCAGAGAAGTAATGATGCTTTCATTGTGTATGACAGTGCTTCAGATGAGGACAGAAATTTTGTGTTGAAGGTTATCAGACCAGTGTTTGCGGAAAACAATTATGAAGTGTTTATTAAAGATATAGACACAATCGGGGGCAGTT TTTATGCCGAGGAGCTCTTAGAAGCCATGGACAACAGCCTAAGGTGCATCTTGCTGATCTCACAGAGTTTTCTCTCATCCAAGCACACCATACTCCAAATAAACAAAGCTATCAATGATATGAGTCAAGAACGAACCAAGATCATCCCAGTATTATTCGGGGACGTCAATATCATGGAAACGGGAGGGCACCACGGATTGAGTAGGTTGCTCTTGGTCCTACGCTGCCTGAGGTATAAGGAAGGACAAACAAAGCAAAGTAAATTCCTGAAAAGGCTACTTTTAAGAATGCCTCGGAGGGTAAGTGAACCATCTCAGCCTGGAGACATACTTTTAAGAAACCAGGAACCAATCGCAGGTCTCTGA